One segment of Cetobacterium sp. NK01 DNA contains the following:
- a CDS encoding NAD(P)/FAD-dependent oxidoreductase, whose protein sequence is MRYDVVVIGGGPAGLAAAKSAYENGAKNIVILERDKELGGILQQCIHNGFGLHRFKEELTGPEYAQKYIEFVKQYPIDIKLETMVLNISKDRVISMINPVDGYQEIEAGSVILAMGCRERTRGAIAIPGERPSGIFTAGAAQRYINMEGYMVGKKALILGSGDIGLIMARRMTLEGAKVEAVVELMPFSGGLNRNIVQCLDDFNIPLLLSHTVIDIKGKDRLEKVVVAKVDENRKPIPGTETEYECDTLLLSVGLIPENDLSKEAGVILDNRTNGPIVNNSMETSIPGVFACGNVVHVHDLVDFVSEEGERAGKFAACYIATENCKLENVSNIKNGSGIVYTVPQVINLDNLQNKLEIFMRVNNIYKNKKIVIREGDNIIASFKRAHLAPGEMEKVLLPEILLKRISKDIVIELQEV, encoded by the coding sequence ATGAGATATGATGTTGTTGTTATAGGTGGAGGTCCTGCTGGCCTTGCTGCTGCTAAATCAGCTTATGAAAATGGAGCTAAAAATATTGTTATTTTAGAAAGAGATAAAGAACTTGGCGGAATTTTACAACAGTGTATTCATAATGGTTTTGGTCTTCATAGATTTAAAGAGGAACTTACTGGACCAGAATATGCTCAAAAGTATATTGAATTTGTAAAACAATATCCAATTGATATAAAGCTTGAAACTATGGTATTAAATATATCTAAAGATAGAGTTATCTCTATGATTAATCCTGTGGATGGATATCAAGAGATTGAAGCCGGATCAGTTATTTTAGCTATGGGATGTAGGGAAAGAACCAGAGGAGCTATTGCTATCCCTGGAGAAAGACCATCTGGAATATTTACAGCTGGTGCAGCTCAAAGATATATTAATATGGAAGGATATATGGTTGGAAAAAAAGCTCTAATTCTTGGTAGTGGAGATATTGGACTTATTATGGCTAGAAGAATGACTTTAGAAGGTGCTAAAGTTGAAGCTGTTGTAGAATTAATGCCTTTCTCTGGTGGTTTAAACAGAAATATTGTTCAATGTCTTGATGACTTTAACATTCCTTTACTTCTTTCTCATACTGTTATAGATATTAAAGGAAAAGATAGACTTGAAAAAGTGGTTGTCGCTAAAGTTGATGAAAATAGAAAACCTATTCCTGGAACTGAAACTGAATACGAATGTGATACTCTTCTTCTATCTGTTGGACTTATTCCAGAAAATGATCTTTCTAAAGAAGCTGGAGTTATATTAGATAATAGAACTAATGGACCTATTGTTAATAACTCTATGGAAACTAGTATCCCAGGAGTTTTTGCATGTGGAAATGTTGTACATGTTCATGACCTTGTAGATTTTGTTAGTGAAGAAGGTGAAAGGGCCGGTAAATTTGCAGCATGTTATATTGCTACAGAAAATTGCAAACTAGAGAATGTTTCTAATATCAAAAATGGTAGTGGAATAGTTTATACTGTACCTCAAGTTATTAACTTAGATAATTTACAAAATAAATTAGAAATTTTTATGAGGGTAAATAATATATATAAAAACAAAAAAATTGTAATTAGAGAAGGAGATAATATTATAGCTAGCTTTAAAAGAGCTCACTTAGCTCCAGGAGAAATGGAAAAAGTTCTTCTTCCTGAGATATTATTAAAAAGAATTTCTAAAGATATTGTTATAGAGCTACAGGAGGTATAG